Genomic window (Flavobacteriales bacterium):
CTTGTCGAAAAAAAGTTATCAACGATCCAATCTTTTTTTGTTGATAAGGTCCGCCATGCTACATTCGACCCCTATTCATCGTCATTCACAGCCAGTTATTGCTCTATGGACAACACGTTGGAAACCTTACTGGCCGCCGGTACCGTTCCCGGCACGGATGAATACCGTCCCACGTTCTATCGGCTTCCTGCCGACGAGGCGGCCTTGAAGAACCTCATCAAAAGCAGGCCCGGCATCCGGGTATCGGACCATATTCAGGCACAGGTACGCGAACTGGTAAAGTCGCTCGATCCGAGCGCGAAGTTCACCGATGATTCACTTGAAAAAGCCGTAATCAAGCACCTATCAGGCAGAAAGTTGAGAGACTATGGCTCGTGGGTTTTCTATCCATGGAGCGACCGCTTGGTACACGTGCTTGATGAGGAGGAGTTCTCCGTGGTGCGCACGGATCGGAACCGGAACAAGATCACCCGCGAAGAGCAGGCCGTGCTCGCCACGAAGAAGATCGGCGTCATCGGCTTGTCCGTGGGGCAATCCGTGAGCGTGACCATGGCCTTGGAACGCTGCTTCGGCGAGATCCGGCTGGCGGACTTCGACACCTTGGACCTCAGTAACTTGAACCGCATCCGGTCGGGGACGCACTCCTTGGGGCTGAACAAAGCCATTGTGACCGCCCGCGAGATCGCCGAACTGGACCCTTACCTGAAAGTGATCTGCTTCACGGACGGCTTGACCAGGGAGAACATGGACGCCTTTTTCACCGAAGGTGGGAAATTGGACATCCTGGTGGAGGAGTGCGACAGTGTGGACATCAAGATCCTGGCCCGGCAAAAAGCCAAGTCACTGGGCATTCCGGTGGTGATGGACATGAGCGACCGCGGCTGCTTGGACGTGGAACGTTTCGACCTGGAGCCCGAACGGCCCCTGATGCATGGTTGGATCGTCCATCTCGACCTGGAAGCGGCCACCCTCCCCATGACAGCGGAGGAAAAAGTACCCTACATGCTGCCCATTTCGGGCGTGGACACACTAAGCCCCAGGATGAAAGCCTCGGTGATCGAACTGGGCCATACCGTGAACACCTGGCCGCAGCTGGCCACCTCGGTGGTGTTGGGCGGTGCCTTGGCCGGGGATACCGTCCGGCGCATCGCGCTCGACCAGTTCCACGCCTCGGGCCGTTGGTTCGTCGATCTAGAGGAAATAGTGGCCGATCCCCCGTCCCCTGCGCTTCTTGCCCCACCAGCTCCACCGGTGTTCGAACTGCGGGAGGCCGATATCGAGGCCTTGGAAGAACACCTTGGCCCGGCCTCTTCCGATGCGATTGAACTTGATCAGGACATGGTCGAGCAGCTCATAGTGGCCGGGGGCTTGGCCCCGAGCGCCGGCAACATGCAGCCTTGGAAATTCACGTGGAGCCAAAAGCGCTTGCTGCTTTTCCATGACAAGAGCCGCTCATACTCCCAATTAGATCCGGACCATCAGATCGCGGATATTTCATTGGGAGCTTGTATCGAGAACATCGTTTTAAAGGCCCATGCACTGAGGCTCGAAGTGCGGACTACCCTTTCCGAGGACAAGAACACCCCATCGCTTACGGCCGTGTTCGACTTCTTTGGTTCTCCCGCCAAGGGCACGGAACCCCATGTGGTGGATGAACTGGCCCCCATGATCGAAAAGCGCTGTACCAATCGCAAATTCGCCATGCCGCAGCCCTTGCCGAAAGGAGCCTTTGAACGCATGGCCAAAGCGGTCCTGACAATGCCCGGCTGCACTGCCGACCTGCTTGACAGCCGTGAGTCGCTTTCCAGATTGGCCGACCTGTGCGGTGCGGCCGAACGGATCCGTGCGGTCAATCCCTCCGGCCATCGGGAGTTCTTTGAGCATGAAGTGCGCTGGACGGAGGAAGAGGTCAGGCGCACCAAGGACGGTCTGGATCTGGCCACGATGGAGCTTCGTCCGGTGGATCTGGCGGGAATGCAAGTGGCCTCCGACCCGCGCGCGATCGCGCTGATCGATCAATGGCGGGGAGGTAAGGGGTTCGAGGGGATCTCAGCACCGGCGATCCGCATGTCATCCGCAGCGGCATTGATAAGTGTCACGGACAATACCAAACAGGGGCGCTTGAACGGAGGTCGTGCGATGGAGCGGCTCTGGATGAGGGCCAATGCGGAAGGACTCTCCGTCCATCCGGTCGCGGCACCTATCTTCCTTACGCAGATGTTACCGTTCAACCTAAAAGCATTTAGGGCCCATGAACGTGCCGAGCTGGAGCAGATCCGAGAATACTTCAACACGCTGTGGAGCCTTGCCGGTCGGCATCCGTTGTTCTTGGTGCGATTGACCCCCGGTAGCGAACCCAGCGCACGCTCCTTGCGCCTTGATCTGCGAGACTTGTTGGTCCCAACCCCGATTATTGCGTCGTAGTTCCGTAGTTCAAACCAAATCAGATGGAACAAATAACACTCATCAGTTTCCGTGCTCCGAAAGAACCTGCACTTTGCGAAGAATTCAAGGTGGAACATGCGAAGGTCTTAGAAGACTTCGGCATATTGAATGTAACAAAATGCAGTGGTGAATGGCATTTGGACAATGATTGCCATGTTATTGTCGCAATGCACCCTTTACTCGGAATGGTCGGAGGCATTCGCTTGCAATTGGACCATGCTGGCTCCAAATTACCAATGGAATTAGCCGTGGGTGGACAAGATCCACGCGTGGGTGAATTTTTAAGCGGTATCCGTGAATTAGGAAATGGAGAAGTATGCGGCCTCTGGAATGCAAGTCGCTATGCCAACATGGGGGTCCCAGTGCTCTTAAGCCAAGCTGTCACCGCGATTTCAGTACAAGCTGGAATGAAGCGTATGGTGTGCTTGGTGGCTCCATACACAAAGCGGCACCCGAGCAATAATGGTTTCGTTATGGTGGAAGAGGTCGGCGACAATGGCGCTTTCGCTTATCCACGACCAGACTTCAAGGGAATAGTCATGGTGAACCCAGATACCCATTTACTCAGTTATGCGCATCCATTGCAGAGAGCAGTTCTAATGAGCCTTCGGCTCCGCCCGGTTCAGACACGGATCGAACAACCGGGACGCGCACCGCTGGAGGTGCGCTACTTACTTCAGGGGAATTCCGACCAAAGTCAGGCTGCGGCATATCAGTATATCCAAGAGGAGCACCGCAGGTACTTCGGTCGGGTCGCGTAACGTAACCCCAAGGCAGCCTTACCGTAGTACGGTGCCATGGAACGAAGCGGTCGGCAACACCGGCTAATAGCCTTCTGTATTCTATCGGTGGCAACCTTCTTGTTTGGCAGCATTTCATGCCAGGCATCGGAAGCACCCCCGCTTGATGGGTATATGTTCAATGGTGAGGACTGCTCTCCCTATTTGGGTCGACAACTCTCCATCCTGGAGGACAAAGGA
Coding sequences:
- a CDS encoding Rv1355c family protein — translated: MDNTLETLLAAGTVPGTDEYRPTFYRLPADEAALKNLIKSRPGIRVSDHIQAQVRELVKSLDPSAKFTDDSLEKAVIKHLSGRKLRDYGSWVFYPWSDRLVHVLDEEEFSVVRTDRNRNKITREEQAVLATKKIGVIGLSVGQSVSVTMALERCFGEIRLADFDTLDLSNLNRIRSGTHSLGLNKAIVTAREIAELDPYLKVICFTDGLTRENMDAFFTEGGKLDILVEECDSVDIKILARQKAKSLGIPVVMDMSDRGCLDVERFDLEPERPLMHGWIVHLDLEAATLPMTAEEKVPYMLPISGVDTLSPRMKASVIELGHTVNTWPQLATSVVLGGALAGDTVRRIALDQFHASGRWFVDLEEIVADPPSPALLAPPAPPVFELREADIEALEEHLGPASSDAIELDQDMVEQLIVAGGLAPSAGNMQPWKFTWSQKRLLLFHDKSRSYSQLDPDHQIADISLGACIENIVLKAHALRLEVRTTLSEDKNTPSLTAVFDFFGSPAKGTEPHVVDELAPMIEKRCTNRKFAMPQPLPKGAFERMAKAVLTMPGCTADLLDSRESLSRLADLCGAAERIRAVNPSGHREFFEHEVRWTEEEVRRTKDGLDLATMELRPVDLAGMQVASDPRAIALIDQWRGGKGFEGISAPAIRMSSAAALISVTDNTKQGRLNGGRAMERLWMRANAEGLSVHPVAAPIFLTQMLPFNLKAFRAHERAELEQIREYFNTLWSLAGRHPLFLVRLTPGSEPSARSLRLDLRDLLVPTPIIAS